The genomic DNA TGCCGGCACCCAGGTCGCCTGTCTTGAGGGCCAGTGCAACACCCTGACATCGCGCAATGTTACCGTCCACTCACCTTCcttcaccggcaccatcTTGGATACTCGAGGCTTTGTCTCTGTTGACCCCGTAGCCAAGGAGATTGTCTTGACCTTCAGGGGCACCGTTTCCATCAGAAACTGGGTGGCAGAGTACGTCTTTTCCACTTGTCTCTGTGTACCAACATCAGATCATCTAACACCCAAGCAGCTTCATCTTTGTCCAAGTCCCTTGCGACTACGCCTTTGGCTGCCTCGTCCACACcggcttcctcgcctcctggGCCGAAGTCAAGAGCCGTGCCATGGCCGCGGTCACTGCCGCCAGACAGGCCCACCCGACCTTCAAGGTCACCGTCACCGGTTACTCCCTCGGCGCCGCCGTCGGCACCATCGCCGCTGCCGACATCCGCAGGAGCCTCAAAATCCCCGTTGATCTCATCACCTTTGGCTCTCCCCGCGTGGGAAACAATGCGTTTGCCAAGTTCGTCACTGCTGGGGCTGGTAGCGAGTACCGCCTCACCCACGCCAACGACCCGATTGCCCGTCTCCCgcccatcatcttcaactaCAGACACACTAGCCCTGAGTACTGGTTTGATGAGGGAGCCGATGGTGTTGTGACTCTTGATGAGGTCCAGGTCTGCGAGGGGCATGCCAACATCCAGTGCAATGGTGGGACGGGAGACTTCAACATGGATGTGCATGGCTGGTATTTCCAGAGGTTCACCGGCTGTGCGCCCACGGAACAGCCTTTCAAGGCCCGTAGCACGCCCATCAGTGATGCGGAGCTTGCGAAGATTGTGAACGAGTGGGTgaaggaggacaaggtgtTGGCCAAGAACTTGGAGCTGAGTGGTGAGGCGTAAATATCGGGTGGCGAGGGAGTGCGTGTATAATACCCTATGATCTTGGATATGAATCATGATAATATTGGAAGCCTTGCAGTCTCGGGGAACTGAACCGGGTCCTTGGGTCTGGGTGCCATGTTTCATGCTGTGTGACGATGGATGGTTTAATGTGGGGTGATCAAATATGTGGTGGTCCGTCTCGGGATATCTATGCCAGCCATATATCTTGAAACTCCGAATCACCCTCCATCGCCTCGCCGTCCATTATACTGTAAACGTAAGCTGCCCCAACCATATGATGcacaacatctcctcccttctGCGTCACAGGCCTGATAACAAACGGCACATGCGCACCGGGGAATATCACAACTTGGTCACCGACCTGGACGTCCTGCAGCGTGGTCCCCGGCCTTCCCGTACTGTCAACAAACGAACGCTGTCTTTGGACCTTGCAAGCACCGAGATACATGAATAGGTCATTGGGTAGCTCTGTTTGCTCCTCGTCATCTACATCGGACCAAGACTGTTTCTTGCCTGTCAATG from Podospora pseudoanserina strain CBS 124.78 chromosome 2, whole genome shotgun sequence includes the following:
- a CDS encoding hypothetical protein (EggNog:ENOG503P2DI; COG:G); the protein is MKASLFTSLSVAALALAVPQKRSVPTAAELARFKVFAEYQAAAFCMTEGQPAGTQVACLEGQCNTLTSRNVTVHSPSFTGTILDTRGFVSVDPVAKEIVLTFRGTVSIRNWVADFIFVQVPCDYAFGCLVHTGFLASWAEVKSRAMAAVTAARQAHPTFKVTVTGYSLGAAVGTIAAADIRRSLKIPVDLITFGSPRVGNNAFAKFVTAGAGSEYRLTHANDPIARLPPIIFNYRHTSPEYWFDEGADGVVTLDEVQVCEGHANIQCNGGTGDFNMDVHGWYFQRFTGCAPTEQPFKARSTPISDAELAKIVNEWVKEDKVLAKNLELSGEA